In Hydractinia symbiolongicarpus strain clone_291-10 chromosome 4, HSymV2.1, whole genome shotgun sequence, the following proteins share a genomic window:
- the LOC130642038 gene encoding cerberus-like → MSSYRFGVLPDLQYPVHSLFRMTTATYCVNSCYASKTIMDINEKKLEKKNASLINSRELCLGVRFNQAVLHHDCIPAVIRNKLCVGFCKSISIPNMKGDVDRKCRYCMEDKTVITDVKLKCISRKRKFKIKKIKIVKTCKCQDIKMTI, encoded by the exons ATGTCTTCGTATAGGTTTGGTGTGCTGCCAGATTTACAATATCCAGTACACAGTCTGTTTCGAATGACCACTG CAACATATTGTGTGAATTCGTGTTATGCTTCAAAGACAATAATGGATATCAACGAAAAGaaattagagaaaaaaaatgcaTCGTTAATCAACAGTAGAGAGTTGTGTCTTGGAGTTCGATTTAACCAAGCAGTCCTCCACCACGATTGCATACCTGCTGTTATTCGAAACAAACTCTGTGTTGGTTTTTGCAAATCTATAAGTATACCGAATATGAAGGGAGACGTGGATAGGAAATGTAGATATTGTATGGAAGATAAAACTGTTATAACAGATGTAAAGTTAAAATGTAtctcaagaaaaagaaaatttaagataaaGAAAATCAAGATTGTAAAAACGTGCAAGTGTCAAGATATCAAAATGACAATTTGA
- the LOC130642041 gene encoding beta-1 adrenergic receptor-like: protein MATNLVCSTSYTNMTSNASFDVATLKYNTSGNTSKVVCVDMCDGFHNVTSGQIVYALFMVVILLTSLIGNLLVVVGVLMSPSLKKRVTSKFIASLACSDFLYAALLIPFRISIQLHDSRFCHSVATCYWYIISDVFCNTASIMNLLVLALDRFVAIKFPFRYTDWVTQTRGKKVLAFLWFFAAMMSWIGIFDWTGTGSVYITRLCGNMNRTFYLAVFLGVYVTSLIIITIVYFEILHIALSHIKSIEKTSSMRKWENNNKTGKPQGKKKNLSKKRRREWKTTKSLAIVYGTFVICWLPSCIIVTINNIDTNFFYNFKVKNYNAFMFTFYAFIEVLPVLNTALNPFIYSFSNKQFRSAFKRVLYKLFRRQLPRDFENVSLSYGDSRRKKSSLSSMIGELGRLSQRSKVSQSSTHSSLDMFNNGFYHQKSRGWSQTSLNPNESNF, encoded by the exons ATGGCTACCAATCTGGTTTGTTCCACGAGTTACACTAACATGACATCAAATGCATCGTTTGATGTAGCAACACTAAAATACAATACATCAGGAAACACATCTAAAGTAGTTTGCGTCGACATGTGTGATGGATTTCATAATGTTACGTCAGGGCAGATCGTATACGCCCTTTTCATGGTGGTTATTTTACTGACCAGCTTAATTGGAAATTTGTTagtagttgttggtgttttgATGTCTCCAAGTTTGAAGAAACGAGTAACGTCAAAGTTCATTGCAAGTCTAG ctTGTTCTGACTTTTTGTACGCTGCATTGCTTATCCCATTCCGAATATCCATACAGCTACACGATTCAAGGTTTTGTCACAGTGTTGCAACTTGCTACTGGTACATAATATCTGACGTATTTTGCAATACTGCAAGTATCATGAATCTTCTTGTACTTGCGCTTGACAG ATTCGTCGCCATTAAGTTTCCCTTCCGTTACACAGATTGGGTGACACAGACACGCGGGAAAAAGGTTTTAGCGTTCCTGTGGTTCTTTGCAGCTATGATGAGTTGGATAGGTATATTCGACTGGACTGGGACCGGAAGCGTTTATATAACGCGCCTTTGCGGTAATATGAACCGGACGTTTTATTTGGCTGTCTTTTTAGGCGTCTATGTGACCTCACTCATCATAATAACAATTGTGTATTTTGAGATTCTGCATATCGCTTTATCTCATATAAAATCCATCGAGAAAACATCTAGTATGCGTAAGTgggaaaacaataataaaacaggCAAACCACAGGGgaagaagaaaaatttaagtaaaaaacgaAGACGAGAATGGAAAACAACGAAGTCCTTGGCGATAGTGTACGGAACGTTTGTCATCTGTTGGCTTCCTTCATGCATCATTGTTACAATAAACAATATTGATACAAATTTCTTTTAcaattttaaagtgaaaaacTACAACGCATTCATGTTCACTTTTTATGCATTCATTGAAGTTCTTCCCGTTCTCAATACAGCTTTAAATCCATTTATTTACAGTTTCTCAAACAAGCAATTTCGTTCCGCCTTCAAGCGAGTTTTATATAAACTGTTCAGACGGCAACTACCTCGAGACTTCGAGAATGTATCTTTATCGTATGGCGATTCAAGAAGGAAGAAGAGTAGTTTGAGTAGTATGATAGGTGAACTTGGACGACTGAGTCAGAGAAGCAAAGTAAGTCAAAGTTCCACACATTCCAGTTTAGACATGTTTAATAATGGATTTTACCATCAGAAGTCTAGAGGATGGTCGCAAACCAGTTTAAATCCTAATGAAAGTAATTTTTAA
- the LOC130642039 gene encoding uncharacterized protein LOC130642039, protein MYARYKHRPRVVQSIMQQNESGRLVVFTSNMSTEYFSKLVSEDKQHYSKKLTLANGTLLRDPFSLKGEDWSDDVSLLPDVTHMDLYVYLIHTPSEFTNESLKAYKSLEAYNFYLSGHVQDVYCHLLKDVEFCYIKSSVLPSQRQGQKQKLYDVWIILHTSGWVLSANCTCVAGLGSACSHVAALLFKLVACATLELNKKACTSKLCSWKKSRKRAHPAPLKHINFKRPKKSEVLPTIDEPFEGELKGFTSVDPLKFVTEEEKQQWISLSQIAPDAVVLKNISLDLGETTHHDDSETETADENEKNILPEPLTYIYDSAAINKNEIEINNIAQKNYNQYKSSCFDIQFENLKKFTEAQSLSDKWMLHRAGRITASVSKLAFTSDLKKTKTLIETIMQYKEPVDVVATRYGKRMENRARSVYEQHVKQHHVDLQVVTTGLHIDPNFPYLAASPDGLVKCKCHGQSLVEIKCPFKYKKSLKLWRNDKNCPIDKAGKFKKNHAYYFQVQHQMLVTKMNYCDFFVFSQGKQENDTFLIRVTKNEPFCRKLREKLAIVLGFVTRACHSEK, encoded by the exons ATGTACGCGAGGTATAAACACAGACCAAGAGTTGTACAGAGTATAATGCAACAAAACGAAAGCGGCCGCCTCGTGGTCTTCACTTCCAATATGTCGACCGAATACTTCTCGAAATTAGTAAGTGAAGATAAACAGCATTATTCAAAAAAACTCACGCTTGCCAACGGAACACTCCTACGCGACCCTTTTTCACTGAAGGGAGAAGATTGGAGCGACGATGTATCATTGCTACCCGATGTTACGCATATGGATTTGTATGTCTATCTCATCCATACACCCAGTGAATTTACAAATGAATCTTTGAAAGCTTATAAATCCTTAGAAGCTTACAACTTTTATCTTTCTGGGCATGTTCAAGATGTTTATTGCCACCTCTTGAAAGACGTTGAATTTTGCTACATTAAATCCTCCGTACTACCTAGTCAGAGACAAGGACAAAAGCAAAAACTATATGATGTATGGATCATTTTACACACAAGTGGATGGGTACTTTCAGCAAATTGTACCTGCGTTGCTGG ccTTGGCTCGGCATGCAGTCATGTTGCTGCCCTTTTGTTCAAACTGGTTGCTTGTGCTACATTGGAGTTAAACAAAAAAGCTTGCACAAGCAAATTATGCTCATGGAAAAAATCTAGAAAAAGAGCACACCCTGCACCTCTGAAGCACATAAACTTCAAAAGACCAAAAAAAAGCGAAGTCCTGCCTACTATAGACGAACCTTTTGAAGGTGAATTGAAAGGATTCACATCAGTGGATCCCTTGAAATTCGTAACAGAAGAGGAAAAACAACAGTGGATTTCACTCAGTCAAATTGCTCCAGATGCAGTTGTACTTAAAAATATAAGTCTGGATTTAGGTGAAACAACACACCATGATGATAGCGAAACAGAAACTGcggatgaaaatgaaaaaaacattcttcctgaACCATTGACATACATATACGACTCCGCTgccataaataaaaatgaaatagaaataaataacattgctcaaaaaaattacaatcaaTACAAATCCTCGTGCTTTGATATACAGTTtgaaaacttgaaaaaattCACAGAAGCTCAAAGCCTTAGCGACAAATGGATGCTACATCGAGCTGGGCGAATAACAGCTTCAGTTTCAAAACTTGCCTTCACTTcagatttgaaaaaaacaaaaacgttaatTGAGACCATCATGCAATATAAAGAGCCTGTTGACGTTGTTGCAACAAGATATGGGAAAAGAATGGAGAATAGAGCTCGTTCAGTATATGAACAACATGTCAAACAACACCATGTTGATCTCCAAGTTGTCACAACTGGACTTCATATTGATCCAAACTTTCCATATCTTGCAGCAAGCCCTGATGGATTAGTGAAGTGCAAATGTCATGGTCAGAGTTTAGTTGAGATCAAATGcccatttaaatataaaaaaagtttgaagctATGGAGAAACGATAAAAATTGTCCCATTGATAAAGCtgggaaattcaaaaaaaatcatgCTTATTACTTCCAAGTACAACATCAAATGTTAGTCACTAAAATGAATTATTGTGACTTCTTTGTTTTTTCACAAGGAAAGCAAGAAAATGATACTTTTCTGATCAGGGTTACAAAAAATGAACCATTTTGTCGGAAACTTCGTGAAAAACTGGCCATTGTATTAGGTTTTGTTACCAGAGCTTGTCACTCGGAAAAGTGA